Proteins encoded in a region of the Polyodon spathula isolate WHYD16114869_AA chromosome 9, ASM1765450v1, whole genome shotgun sequence genome:
- the LOC121320371 gene encoding protein FAM181B, whose protein sequence is MAVQAAIMNPHFMHFCFPGSVMDYEMDKSYDGALLALGEMECEGDFKETTRDLLSFIDSASSNIKLALDKPVKSKRKVNHRKYLQKQIKRCTGIIAPGSASQESIKRQASPSSTSTHSFQCKPPPKRDGAQSNLQTKSLAALFDSAKELRGEKGKKLPLRHRNLPPSFFTEPANTSKVTSTSGMTLKDLERGNPEAAEFFELLGPDYSNMVSDQDIFQGTPIRIHQDLTMEHGSYEPHHLVGGFLYTDPWSTCSSLGKKAGNCNLNDNMRAVPVPVQPSQYCNSDSTMASTLEENAPSLPAFPHFFTDCSLPQATYDYSGGYNRASFPSL, encoded by the coding sequence ATGGCTGTCCAGGCTGCCATCATGAACCCCCACTTCATGCATTTTTGCTTCCCAGGCTCTGTCATGGACTATGAAATGGACAAAAGTTACGACGGGGCCCTTCTGGCCTTGGGTGAGATGGAGTGTGAAGGAGACTTCAAGGAGACCACCAGGGATCTTTTGAGCTTTATTGACTCTGCTTCAAGCAACATTAAGCTGGCTCTGGACAAGCCGGTCAAGTCCAAAAGGAAGGTCAACCACAGAAAGTACTTGCAGAAGCAAATCAAGAGGTGCACAGGCATCATCGCACCAGGGAGTGCCAGCCAGGAGTCTATTAAGAGACAAGCCTCGCCGTCGTCCACTTCCACCCACAGCTTCCAGTGCAAACCTCCCCCAAAAAGAGACGGAGCCCAGTCCAATCTACAGACCAAGAGCCTGGCTGCCCTTTTCGACTCTGCAAAGGAGCTCAGGGGAGAAAAGGGTAAAAAGCTTCCCCTCCGGCATAGGAACCTGCCTCCTTCTTTCTTCACTGAGCCTGCCAATACCTCCAAAGTGACCTCCACCTCGGGCATGACCCTAAAGGACCTGGAACGAGGTAACCCCGAAGCGGCAGAGTTTTTCGAACTCCTGGGGCCAGATTACAGCAACATGGTCTCTGATCAAGACATTTTTCAGGGCACGCCCATTAGAATCCACCAGGACCTTACTATGGAGCATGGCTCATATGAACCTCATCATCTGGTAGGGGGGTTTCTGTACACAGATCCTTGGAGCACGTGCAGCAGTCTGGGTAAAAAGGCAGGAAACTGCAACTTAAACGACAACATGAGAGCAGTCCCAGTACCGGTACAGCCCTCACAATATTGTAACTCTGATTCTACCATGGCATCGACGCTGGAGGAAAATGCCCCAAGTTTGCCTGCTTTCCCCCATTTCTTTACAGACTGCTCCCTTCCACAGGCGACATACGACTACAGTGGTGGATATAACAGAGCCAGCTTTCCTTCTCtctga